Within the Pseudomonas mendocina genome, the region CCAGGCGCCACTCGCGCTGCAGATAGGCCATACCGAGGACGATCATCACCAGCGAGGCGAACAGCCCGATCCAGGTACCGGCGAACAGGTCAGTACCCAACGCGCTGGCAGCAATCACGTTATGAATCGATGGCGAACCGGGCAACGCCGTCATGGTGAAGGTACCGGCGCCGAGCGCCGTAGCGGCGCAGAACAGGCGCTTGGGCAGGTTGGCCTCGCGCATAAGCGTGATGCCTAGCGGATACATGGTGAAGATCACCACGAACACCACCACCCCACCGTAAGTCAGCACCGCGCAGACGAGCATCGCCACCCACAGCGTGCGCTGCGTACCCAAGCCTCGGGTAATGGCCTGGGCGATACTGCCGGCGGCCTGGCTGGCGGCCATGACCTTGCCGAAGACCGCCCCACAGAGAAACAGTACGAAGAACTTGCCGGCGAAGGTGAATGCGCCCAGAGGGCCGAATGGAAAGTGTTCAAGTAGCGCACGAGGTACGGCGACACCATTGGTGAGTGCCACCAGTATCGAACATAGCAATGCCGCGATGAAAATGTTCACGCCGCGCAGCGCCATGAAGATAAGTAGCGCCAGGCCCACCAAGAGCCCCAAATTCCCAAGCATCGGCTTTCCCCTCTTTTATTGTTTTAGCTCCAAAGTCGGGACAGTTATAACAGCTCGTACAACCGCTACACTGTATGGATTGCGTAACTGACTGTTTTTTAGCCAGCCCCCATAACCCGCACCCTGCAGCCTCCTGCCCGAAGAAAAAAAAACTGCAACTCTTGCCTTGGCTCCGTTTACTTACTAAAAGTAATAGGTAGTATGTACGCCGGCTAATTTCCCGCAGTTGGGGAATTGCTTTTTATGGAAAACTCCACCTCAAGGGGAACACGATGAACAACGTTCTGAAATTCTCTGCTCTGGCTCTGGCCGCAGTTCTGGCTACCGGTTGCAGCAGCATGTCCAAAGAAACCGAAGCCCGTCTGACTGCTACCGAAGATGCAGCTGCTCGCGCTCAAGCCCGTGCCGACGAAGCCTACCGCAAGGCTGATGAAGCTCTGGCTGCTGCTCAGAAAGCTCAGCAGACCGCTGACGAAGCCAACGAGCGTGCTCTGCGCATGCTGGAAAAAGCCAGCCGCAAGTAATTTGCGACTCGTTTTTTCGAAAGCCGCCCCAGGCAACTGGTGCGGCTTTTTTATTGCCTGCGACGGACACCGAACAGTTCCAGCAATCAGGCAATAAAAAAGCCCGCCGACATGATTGCGGGCGGGCTTTTCAGTGACTCAAAGATCAGAACGGGTTGTCGCTGTTGGCGACCACGCTCTCGGTTTGTGCGGCAATGGGCATCGGCATGCCGTCTTCGGCTGCAACCACCTCGCGCACCATTTCCCAGTCGAGGCGCAGGCCGCTCAGTTCGTCACGCTTGAGCAGTGCGTTGATCACCGCCGTGTGCTTGTCGACGACGGATGGATCGCCCTCATCATCCAGCGGCGCATGCGCTTCCAGATAGACCTTGCCACCACTGACGCCGAATTTGTACGGCTCGTTCAGAATGCGTACCGGAGTGCCGACCGGCACCATGTCCGCCAGTTCCAGCACGTTGTGGTTGAGCATACGGAAGCAACCGTGACTGACGCGCATGCCAATACCGAACTTCTTGTTAGAACCATGGATCAGGTAACCCGGAAACGACAGCGTCATCTTGTACGGGCCCAGCGGGTTATCAGGGCCAGGCGGCACTACAGTGGGCAGGATATCGCCGTCAGCGGCATGTTCTTCGCGGATCGACTTGGGCGGATACCAGGCCGGATTCGGCGTCTTCACCGTTACCCGACCGACACCCAGCGGCGAACCCCAGCCTTCACGACCGATGCCCAGTGGGAAGGTATGCACGACGTTCTGCCCTTTCGGGAAGTAGTACAGACGATACTCGGCCAGGTTGATCACGATGCCTTCACGCGGGCCCGGTGGCAGCACGTACCGTGTCGGCAGGATGACTTCGGTGCCCTCGCCAGGCAGCCAGGGGTCGACGCCTGGGTTGGCGGCGACCATTTCCAGATAACCGAGATCGTTGGCCGTTCCCAGATCGGCGAAAGTGTCCTCGTACTTGGCCTTGATCACTTGTACCTGGCCCACCACATCTTCGCCTGGCGGCGGCAGTGGAAGTTCGAGAGCCTGCACCGCAGCACTGGAGCACAGCGCGAGCAGCGTCAGGCAGCGGTTGACCGCAGAAAAGCGCGACAACATCCGGGAGTCCCTTGAAGAGTTGAGTGATATTGCGGCGATTGTACACCGCCGTTGGAAAGCCTGGCAGGCGTCAGCCATCCGCCCAGTTCGAGCACAAACCTTGGCGCTGCGCCTCGAAGGTGGCCAGACACGCAGGACAGAGCCGGCGGTCGCGCAGCCAGACCTTTTCCAGCGCCCGCCAACGCGGCTGCGCCGGTAACAAGCCGCCACACAATGTGCGATCAGCGTGCCCTCCCAGGCGCAACTGGCGAGCGACCAGGTGCACGCGCACCTCGCGACAGGCGAACAGGTCCAGCTGCTCATCCGGCTCGATCAGTTGATAGGCATAAAGGGACCAGGCGAGACGCGGCATCTGGGACTCCGTGACAGGTCGGCCACATTAGCCGAAAGGCTTGAGGCGGAAAAGCCTCTCCCAGTTCAGTTTTCCCGCAGCGCAGCGGTGTTCACAGCATGGGTTCGAGCGTCGGCCAGACGTTATCAAGCAGCACAGCCTGTGCGTCCTGAGTCGGATGAATGCCGTCGGCCTGCATCATCCCCGGCACGCCCCCGACACCCTCGAGGAAGAACGGCACCAGTGGAACCTGCTTCCGCTCGGCCAGGTCGGCGAACACCTGGGCGAAAGCGGAGGTGTAACGCGCGCCATAGTTGGGCGGCAAGCGCATCCCCAGGAGCAGTACCTCGGCACCGGACGCCTGCGATGCGTCGATCATCGACGCAAGATTCTGTTGCAATTGTGCAGGGGGTTGGCCACGCAGGCCATCATTGCCGCCCAGCTCGATGATGACCAGCTCCGGTTTGTGCTCGGCAAGTAGCGCAGACAGCCGCGCGGCGCCGCCTGCGCTGGTATCGCCGCTGATCGAGGCATTGACCACCGAGTGCTCGAAACCCTCTTCCTTGAGGCGATTTTCCAGCAACGCGACCCATCCCTGGCGGCTATCCAGGCCAAAAGCGGCGCTGATACTATCGCCGACCACAAGCAGGGTGCCTGCAACCGCTCCCTGAGCCCAGAACATCAGGGTCAAGGCACCACTGAGCCACCATGCACGCATTTGGAATCTCCATGACTTCGAGCATTCTCGCTGCGCGGAACCTTAGCAAAGTGGTCAGCAGCGCGGAAGGCGAGCTGACTATCCTCCATGATCTCGACCTCGAACTGACCAAGGGTGACAGTCTGGCCATCGTCGGCAGCTCCGGCTCCGGCAAATCCACCCTGCTCGGTTTGCTCGCCGGCCTCGACCTGCCCAGCGCCGGTGCCGTGCTGCTGGCCGGCAACAACCTCAGCGAACTCGATGAAGACCAGCGTGCGCGTCTGCGTGCAGAACATGTCGGCTTCGTCTTCCAGTCGTTCCAGTTGCTCGACAGCCTCAATGCGCTGGAGAACGTGATGTTGCCGCTGGAGCTGGAAGGTCATGCCGATGCCCGTCAGCGTGCGCGCGCATTGCTCGAACGCGTCGGCCTCGGCCAGCGCCTGACGCACTACCCACGCCAACTCTCCGGCGGCGAGCAACAGCGCGTGGCCATCGCCCGCGCCTTCGCCGCCGAGCCGGACGTGCTGTTCGCCGACGAACCCACCGGCAACCTCGACAGCCATACCGGCGAGCGCATCAGTGACCTGCTGTTTCAGCTCAACCAGGAGCGTGGCACCACCTTGGTGCTGGTCACCCATGACGAGCGCCTGGCGCACCGCTGTCAGCGTCTGATCCGCCTGGAAGCCGGGCACCTGATCGACCGCGTGGAGCCCTGATGAAACGCGTGCCCTTCGCTCGCCTGTTTTCGCTCGCCGCCCGCCAACTGTTGCGTGATGCCCGCGCCGGAGAGTTGCGGGTGCTGTTCTTCGCCTTGCTGGTGGCAGTCGCGGCCAGCAGCGCCATCGGCTACTTCAGCGCGCGCCTCAACGACGCCATGCTGCTGCGCGCCAGCGAATTTCTCGCCGCCGACCTGCGCCTGAGTGGCAGCTCGCAGGCCAGCCAGGAGCAGATCGATGCGGGGCTCAAGCTGGGTCTGGATCACGCCCAGGCAGTGGAGTTCTCCAGCGTCGTAGCCGCAGCTGATGGTATTCAGCTGGCCAGCGTCAAGGCCGCCAACAGCCTATATCCGCTGCGCGGCGAACTGAGAAGCGCGGCCGAACCTTACGCAGCAGAAGAAGTGGGCTCTGGCCCGCGTCCCGGTGAGGTCTGGGCCGAAGCACGCCTGATGGTCGCGCTGAACCTGAAGATCGGCGACGAGCTGGAGATCGGCGCCAAGACGTTGCGTCTGAGCCGCGTACTGACCTATGACCCGGACACCGCTGGCGACTTCTACAGCCTGACGCCCAGGGTGCTAATGCATCTGGACGACCTTGCCGCCACCGAGGTCGTGCAACCCGGCAGCCGTGTGCGCTTTCGCGAACTCTGGCGTGGCGATACCGAGACACTGGCTGCTTACCGCCAAGCCGTCGAAGCCGACCTGGAACCCAATCAGCGGCTGGAGGATGCCCGCGACGGTAATCGCCAGGTCGGTGGCGCACTTGGCCGTGCCGAGCGTTACCTGAACCTGGCCAGCCTGGCGGCGGTGCTGCTCGCTGGCGTTGCGGTGGCACTTTCAGCGGCACGCTTCGCTGCACGCCGCTTCGACGCAAGTGCCCTGCTGCGTTGCCTCGGGCTTTCACGCCATGAGGCACTGGCACTGTTCGGCCTGCAACTGGCACTGCTCGGGTTGATCGCCAGCATGCTCGGCGCGCTGCTCGGCTGGGCCGGCCAGCACGTGCTGTTCTATCTGCTGCGCGGCTTGATCCCCGATGACCTACCACCTGCCGATCTGTGGCCTGCATTGGCCGGCATGGCCACCGGCCTGGTGGCGCTGGCCGGTTTCGCCCTGCCACCATTAGCTGCTCTCGGCCGAGTGCCGCCGCTGCGCGTGCTGCGCCGCGACATGCTGCCGGTACCGGCCAGCTCCTGGCTTGTGTATGGCGCTGCGCTGGTTGCACTGGGCCTGATCATGTGGCGCCTGAGCCTGGATTTGAAACTGACGCTGGCGCTGCTGGGGGGCGGGCTACTCGCGG harbors:
- a CDS encoding L,D-transpeptidase family protein; the protein is MLSRFSAVNRCLTLLALCSSAAVQALELPLPPPGEDVVGQVQVIKAKYEDTFADLGTANDLGYLEMVAANPGVDPWLPGEGTEVILPTRYVLPPGPREGIVINLAEYRLYYFPKGQNVVHTFPLGIGREGWGSPLGVGRVTVKTPNPAWYPPKSIREEHAADGDILPTVVPPGPDNPLGPYKMTLSFPGYLIHGSNKKFGIGMRVSHGCFRMLNHNVLELADMVPVGTPVRILNEPYKFGVSGGKVYLEAHAPLDDEGDPSVVDKHTAVINALLKRDELSGLRLDWEMVREVVAAEDGMPMPIAAQTESVVANSDNPF
- the oprI gene encoding outer membrane lipoprotei OprI, translating into MNNVLKFSALALAAVLATGCSSMSKETEARLTATEDAAARAQARADEAYRKADEALAAAQKAQQTADEANERALRMLEKASRK
- a CDS encoding ABC transporter ATP-binding protein, whose protein sequence is MTSSILAARNLSKVVSSAEGELTILHDLDLELTKGDSLAIVGSSGSGKSTLLGLLAGLDLPSAGAVLLAGNNLSELDEDQRARLRAEHVGFVFQSFQLLDSLNALENVMLPLELEGHADARQRARALLERVGLGQRLTHYPRQLSGGEQQRVAIARAFAAEPDVLFADEPTGNLDSHTGERISDLLFQLNQERGTTLVLVTHDERLAHRCQRLIRLEAGHLIDRVEP
- a CDS encoding arylesterase, coding for MRAWWLSGALTLMFWAQGAVAGTLLVVGDSISAAFGLDSRQGWVALLENRLKEEGFEHSVVNASISGDTSAGGAARLSALLAEHKPELVIIELGGNDGLRGQPPAQLQQNLASMIDASQASGAEVLLLGMRLPPNYGARYTSAFAQVFADLAERKQVPLVPFFLEGVGGVPGMMQADGIHPTQDAQAVLLDNVWPTLEPML
- a CDS encoding ABC transporter permease; translation: MKRVPFARLFSLAARQLLRDARAGELRVLFFALLVAVAASSAIGYFSARLNDAMLLRASEFLAADLRLSGSSQASQEQIDAGLKLGLDHAQAVEFSSVVAAADGIQLASVKAANSLYPLRGELRSAAEPYAAEEVGSGPRPGEVWAEARLMVALNLKIGDELEIGAKTLRLSRVLTYDPDTAGDFYSLTPRVLMHLDDLAATEVVQPGSRVRFRELWRGDTETLAAYRQAVEADLEPNQRLEDARDGNRQVGGALGRAERYLNLASLAAVLLAGVAVALSAARFAARRFDASALLRCLGLSRHEALALFGLQLALLGLIASMLGALLGWAGQHVLFYLLRGLIPDDLPPADLWPALAGMATGLVALAGFALPPLAALGRVPPLRVLRRDMLPVPASSWLVYGAALVALGLIMWRLSLDLKLTLALLGGGLLAALLLGGLLLLGLQSLRRMLQRAALPWRLGLGQLLRHPLAAAGQSLAFGLILLAMALIALLRGELLDTWQDQLPEDAPNHFALNVLPAERDAFAARLAELSPHPAPLYPVVPGRLIMINDEPVRQLVTKESRGERAIQRDLSLTWAEQLPSDNLITAGSWWGAEHASDLPGVSVEAELAESLQLKLGDRLRFNVGGIEREAQVTSLRQVDWDSFQPNFYMIFEPQTLQDLPATYLTSFYLPPGQDAELIKLSRAFPSVTLLQVDALLAQLRSILAQVTLAIEYVLLFVLAAGITVLLAGLQATLDERIRQGALLRALGAERKLLISARRAEFGLLGAAAGLLAALGCELVSFLLYRYAFDMSWQPHPWLLLLPLIGALLIGLAGVLGTRRALNASPLSVLREG